The sequence below is a genomic window from Candidatus Krumholzibacteriia bacterium.
ACCACGAACATGAGCAGGAGGAGGATCGGCATGAGGATCTTCGCCGCGCGCTCGATCCCCTTCTCCACACCGCCCAGGACGACGAAGACCGTGAACAGCATGAACAGCGCGAAGAGCGGTACGACGACCACCGGATCCGCGATGAACTCGGTGAAGGGAAGGTCATGGGCCACGAATCCCTTGAAGACGTACCCGAAGACCCAGCCGGCGATGACTCCGTAGTAGCTCAGGATGAACACTCCGGTGAGCACGCCCAGCGCCCCGACGATCCACCACGGAGTGTTCGGCGCGATCGCCTTGATCGCGCCGACGGGATTCTTGTGCGCCGACCGGCCCACCAACAGTTCGGCGAAGAGATACGGCAGGCAGATCAGGGCGATGCACGCCAGGTAGATGATCACGAACGCGGCGCCGCCGTTCTCCCCCGCCACGTAGGGGAAACGCCAGATGTTGCCGAGTCCGATCGCCGATCCGGCGGCGGCGAGGACGAAGCCGAGGCTCGATCCCCATTGGCCGCGTGCGGGTCGTTCTTCCTGGGTCTGCATCGTTTCTCCTGCGTGCACCGGTGGGCGACCCGCGGCGGGCGGGCCTGGTGGGCCGGGATTCCGCGCCCGGTCGGGCGCGCGAGCCCGCGAGTCTAAGGATGCGATGAGGAAACGGTCAAGGTTCGCGAATCCGGCGAAAGTCGGGTGAGAGTCACGTTTCAGGTGGATGGATCCCGAGCGACGGCCCTGCTATACTCGGTCTGTATGCTTCGTGCCCGGGGGCGATTTCCGGAACGCGGACGATCGTACCCCAACCCAACCTCGAGCGCTTCAGTAAGGAACCCCATGATCAAGAGGCTCACGACCATCGTTTCGACCGTCGCTCTCGTGGCCGGTGCCGCCGGTGTGGCCACCGCCCAGACGAGCGCAGAGATCCACGGCGACCCCGGCTGCGCGCCGAGCCCGTTCGACGGCGACACCGTCACGCTGACCGGCGTCGTGTACGTCGAGGCCGGCACCTACAACAGCGGCTCCGTGTACTTCCAGGACAACACCGACGGCGGCATGACCTTCTTCGACTCGGCCTTCCAGGGCGTGCTCGCCGAGGGTGACGAGATCGAGGTCACCGGGACCGTCGGTGCCTTCAACGAGGAGATCCAGCTCAACGGCGTGACCGTGAACGTGCTCAGCTCCGGCAACGCCATCACCCCCGTCACCCTGACCAGCGGCGACCTGGCGGACGGCACCGACCAGCTCGGCAACTTCGTCGAGGTCGAGGGGCTGCTCAGCATCGTCAGCTCCGGCTTCAACAGCGTGTACGAGGTCGACGACGGCAGCGGTCCCGTGATCGTGTTCGTCGACGGCACCACCGGCATCGACACCGCCGCTCTGGACGCCCTCGCGGGCGACATCGTGCGTGTCCGTGGCTCCAGCAAGTGCTTCCAGGGCATCGGCGAGGTCCTGCCCCGCCGTGACGCCGACATCGAACTGCTGACCGTGGACAGCGACGAGACCAGCTTCGGCGAGGTCAAGGCCCGGTTCTAGGCCCGACCTTCGATCCGAACGGATCCAGGAGGGGCGTCCCGCGCGGGGCGCCCCTCCTCCGTGGTGCTCAGCCATCGCGGCGAGCTCCGTCGAGCAGCCAGTCCGCCATCACACGCGCGGCCTCGAGGGTCGACGGGCAGTGGATGTCGAGGAACTCTTCGTCGAGGGGGCGGTCACTCGGGACCTCACGGGCAGCGACGATGGCGCGCGCGCCGTCGAAGTTCACGTAGGCCAGTCGAGCGGTCAGTTCGTCGGGCGGACGCCCGAAGTCGCTTCCCGGCAGGATCGCCACTCCGGTCTCCTCCAACAGCTTCTCGCACAGGTCGCGGCTCGTGCGGATGCCACGCGCCGCCAGGGCCTCGCGGTGGTTGCAGAAGTCGGGGAACAGATAGAAACCGCCGCGGGGATCGATGACCTCGGCGCCGGCGTCGCGGAGCCGGCTGGCCAGGGCCCGGCCGAGCGCGCGCAGGACCCTCCGGCTCTGCTGCAGGTACTCTTCGATCTCGAGCCCGCCCTCGAAGGCCCGCACCGCGGCGAACTGGATCGGCGCCGAGGTCGACGTGTAGGTCTCGCTCGCGACGGCGGCCATGGCGTCGAGCAGCCAGCAGAGACCCGGCGGGAAGGTGAAGGTCCCGAGCCGCCAGCCGCCGGCACCACACCACTTCGACAGTCCCGCACTGACGATCGTGCCCTCGGGGTAGTAGCGCGCGATCGACACGTGCTGTCCACGGTGGTGCAGTTCGCCGTAGATCTCGTCGCTCACCACGACCATGCGGTACTTCCGGGCCACCCGGGCCAGGGCGCGCAGGTCGTCGGTGCGGAGCGTGTCGCCCGTTGGGTTGCTGGGGTAGTTCAGGATGACGATCCGCGGCCGGCCGGGGTCCTCGGACCCAAGTCGCTCGAGTTCTTCGGGCGTGAGCCTCCAGCGATTGCTCGCGCGGGTCTCCAGCCACCGCACCTGCCGGCCCAGGATGTGGGCCTGGGGCGCGTAGCTGACCCAGCTCGGTGTGGGGATCACCAGATCGCCGTAGTACACGAGCTGCAGAAGGAACATGAGCTCCTTGCTGCCCGGCCCGATCAGCACGTGGTTGCCTTCGCAGTGCAGTCCGTCGGTGCGACGGTGGTAGGCCGCCACGGCTCCGCGGAGCTGGCGGAGCCCGCGCACCGGTAGGTAGGCCTTCTGGTGGGCGTTCTGTCGCAGGGCCTCGATCACCACCTCGGGCACGGGAAAGGGCGACTGGCCGAGTCCCAGGCGGTACACGTCACGTCCTTGCCGCCGGAGCTCCTCGCTCCGCTCGTTGATCGCGAGCGTGGCCGATGCACGCATCCCGCGCACGTTCAAGTTCAGGTGGACCTCGGGAGCGGGACGCGACGCCATGGCGGACTCCTCGCGCGGTGGAGGGCGGGGGCGGCACCGCCTTGTCCGCCCCAGGCTTCGAAGCTAGCATCCCATCGTACGGGATCAATCGTCCTGACGTGTCACCCGCTGCGCGAAGGAACCGCCATGTCGCTCGAGAAGCTCAACGCCGGTCTGGCCCGGGATGTCGAAGCGCTCGCCGCCGAGGGTCGCGCCAAGGCGCCCGAGCGTGTCCTGAGCGGATACGTGCCGCCCCGCGACGGCCGCGGTCCGCGCTATCGGATCGAGGGCAACGACCAGGAGTTCCTGCGCATGAACTCCAACAGCTATCTGTCGTTGAGCCACGACGAGCGATTGCTCCACCGGGCGGACGTCGCCGCCAAGGACTTCGGTGTGGGTCCCGGTGCGGTTCGCTTCATCGACGGGACGTTCACCCCGCACGTCGCGCTCGAGCGCCGGGTGGCCGCCTTCTGCGGCAAACCGGCCGCGAAGATCTTCAACTCGGCCTACACGAGTAATCTGGGGCTCGCATTGGCCATCCAGAACCGCCAGACCTACTGGATCGGCGACGAGCTCAACCACAACTGCATCATTCGTGCAATGCGCATCGCCAATGTCCCGCGCGAGAACAAGGCGATCTACCGCCACAACGACATGGCGCACCTCGAGGAATGCGTGGAGCAGGTGCCCGACGGGATCGAGCGCGTGGTCGTGATCTTCGACGGAGTGTTCAGCATGCGGGGCGACACCGCCCCGCTCGACGAGATCGACGCGATCCTCGCGCCGCACCGTGATCGCTTCGCCGAGGGGTTGATCACGGTGGTCGACGACTCGCACGGAATCGGCGCCTACGGGCAGACCGGTCGCGGCACCGAGGAGTACGCCGGGGCGAAGGCCGACGTCGTCGTGGGCACCTTCGGCAAGGCCTTCGGGGTGAACGGCGGCTTCGTCGCGAGCAGTTCCGAGGTGGTCGAGGCCGTGCGCCAGAAGGCCGACACCTACATCTACACCAACCCGCTCAGCGCAGCCGATTGCGCGGCGGCGATCGAGGCCCTCGACATCACCGACAGCGACGAAGGCCGGCAGCGTCTGCGACACCTGCACGATCGGATCGCCCAGTTCCGTGCGGGCATCGGGTCGTTGGGTATGGAGTCGATCCCGGGTCCGCACCCCGTGGTTCCGTTGCTCGTGCGCGACACCGACCGGACACGGGCGATGGTCGGCGCGTTCTTCGAGCACGGCGTGCTCGTGGTGGGGCTGACCTTCCCGGTGGTGCCCAAGGGCGACGAGACCATCCGCTTCCAGGTCAACGCGGCCCACACCGAGGCCGACGTCGACGAGGTCCTGCGGGTGCTCGAGCGGATCCGCTGAGCGGGTGTCAGCCGCTCGTCCGGCCGGCGCGCAGCCCCAGGCGCTCGAGTTCGGCCCCGAGGTAGGCGAAGTCCGGCGTGAGCTGCCCTCGCCAGAGGATCGTCGCGCGGCGGATCGGATCGGGCAGATCGGCATCTTCGAAGGAGGTGCCGAGATCGAGGTCGGCCAGCGCTTCGACGAAGGGTTCGAGCGCATCGGAGAAGGTCTCCGACGACTCGATCGGCAGCTCGGTCGGCAGGTTGCCCACGGCCATCACGGCGACGCCGGGTCCGTCGAAGCCCGAGGGGGCCTCGCCGGTGGCCGGATCGAAGACGTAGACGGGGTCGCCGGGCTCGGTGTCGCGGACCGTGCACGCGAGCGAGCCCTCCACGTCGCAGGTGATGTCGCCCACCGCGAGCAAGCGCCCGCTCGGAGCGGTGGCCGCGTTGAGGTCCTCACGCGTGGCGAAGACGGGATAGCGCTCGTCCCAGTAGACGCCGTGCACGAAGAGGGCCACGTGCGACAGGAACTCCCTGAGCCGCGAGCGGTAGCGCTCGGGCGTCGCGTAGTACTCCCGCGTGTCGAAACCACCGTCGGCCCGCTGCACGAGGTGGTGGAGCTCGAAGCGGACGCGTCCGATGCGGTCGCCCACGTGTTCGTGCGCCGCGTTCCAGCCGGCGAGCTCCTCGGGAGCGACGTTCTCGAAGGGAAGGAGATCGAAGATCTCGAGGGCGCCGTTGGTGACGTTCCCGCTGCCGGTGAAGCCCACGGTGAGTGGCCGCACCTCGTCGGGGACCTCCCCGGCGCGGATCCGCTCGCCGGCGGCACGCACGGCTTCGCGGGCCTCACCCACGTCGGGGTAACGGTGTGCGGGTCGGAGCCGGTCGAAGGGGTTCTCGTGACCCATTGCCGTCAGACGGCGGCCGAGGGCCCACAGGCTGTCGATCATGCCGGCGACGCCGGCGTGGTGGCTGAAGTAGATCATCCGTCGGCCGGTGGCGTCGGTCACGCGCTCGTAGTCGATCAGCGTGCAGCCCAGGTCGACCATCCGGGCCAGCATGGGCATGTTGAACCACTGGCCCTTGATCGTGTGCGAGAAGAACAGGTAGGCCCCGTCGCGGCGGAACCAGGACGCCGGGATCTCCTTGATGCCCAGCACGACGTCGGCGTGCCGGACGTCGTCGACCAGGGTGGCCCCGGCGCTCGCGTAGGACGCATCGTCGAAGGCCCGCCGGGCGAAACGCTCGGCCAGGATCTCGACCCCGGCACCGGTGAGCCGGGCGACGGCGTCGGGGGTGAGGGCGACGCGGCGCTCCCACGGGTTCTTGTCCTCGCGGCGGAGTCCGATGCGTAGGCGGCTCAAGAGCGGACCTCGGGAGCTCGGTGTGTGGATCGATGACCCGTCAGGGATAGTCGAAGGCCGGTAGGCCCGCGACCGGTGTCGCGACGCCGCCCTGATCTTTCCAGCGTCGAGGACGGGCGTTAGTCTGGGCGCGGCGCTCCACCCACTCCGACCCCCCCCGAGGCATGTCCACCCAACGCTTTCGCTGCACTGTGCTGGGGGCTCTCCTCCTGGCGACGGGGGCTGCGGCCCAGCCCTCGGCCACGGCGGAGAGCGTGGTCGTGCGATCGGCCGCCGGGGCCAGCGCGGCCCTCGGCGGTGCCGACACCGTGTTCGGCACCGGAGCGTTCGACGCCCTCGACCAGCCCGCTCTGGCGGCCGAGGGAACGGGGATCCGGCTCGACGTGTCGTGGCAGATCGATCGTTTCGTCGATCCGGCCGTCGATCCCTGGGCAGTGGGCGTGATCGTTCCCCTGGGTGTCGGCGATCGCCGCCTGCCGGCGTTGAGCGTGTCGCATCGGAGGCTACAGGCCGACGGCCTGCCCCTGGCCGGGGACGCGCGGCTCCTCGTGGATCTCGACCACGAACTCACGAACCTCGGGATGGCCTGGCGGGCCGACGACGGACGGTGGTCGGTGGGTGCGACCCTGCACGCGGTCTCGAAGAGTGGCGTGAGCGGCTTCACCCTGCGGACCGCCACCGTCGACACGGCCTTCGCCGCGGCGGGACACGACGATCTGCTCTTCGCGGGCAGTGTCGGCGGACTCGTCACGAGCAATGCCCTCCCCTTCGCATCGGGGTCGCTGTCGCTGCGGGGCGGGGCGGCTCTGCGGCGCGTCGGAGAGGACGTCGACGTCCGGGCCGAGACGATCACGTTCGGCTCCGGAACCTCCCAAGTCCTGACCCGACGGTCGGCCCTCGCCTCGGCCGTGGCCGTCGGCGCCGGGGCGCACTGGTGGAGGCCCCGACTGGCGCTGCGGGCCGCGGTCGATGCCGCGTGGCCCCTCTACGACGAGGCGCCGGACCACCCCATCCTGGCGGCGGGTGTCGAACTCGCGGTGGCCGACGTGGTCTTCCTGCGCGCGGGCGTGCGCGACGACGAACTCGATACCATCATGACCTTCGGGGCCGGGCTCCGCGCACCGCTGTCGCGCCGCTGGAGCGTGAGCCTCGACGTGGCCCGCGAACCGGGCCGAGCCGACCGTTCGGATCCCCCGGACGCCACCGTGATCGGGATCCGCCTGACGGCCCCGATCCCGGGCACGGGCGACGACGACCTCGACGACCTGCTCGACGACCTCGACGACATCGACG
It includes:
- a CDS encoding aminotransferase class I/II-fold pyridoxal phosphate-dependent enzyme; amino-acid sequence: MASRPAPEVHLNLNVRGMRASATLAINERSEELRRQGRDVYRLGLGQSPFPVPEVVIEALRQNAHQKAYLPVRGLRQLRGAVAAYHRRTDGLHCEGNHVLIGPGSKELMFLLQLVYYGDLVIPTPSWVSYAPQAHILGRQVRWLETRASNRWRLTPEELERLGSEDPGRPRIVILNYPSNPTGDTLRTDDLRALARVARKYRMVVVSDEIYGELHHRGQHVSIARYYPEGTIVSAGLSKWCGAGGWRLGTFTFPPGLCWLLDAMAAVASETYTSTSAPIQFAAVRAFEGGLEIEEYLQQSRRVLRALGRALASRLRDAGAEVIDPRGGFYLFPDFCNHREALAARGIRTSRDLCEKLLEETGVAILPGSDFGRPPDELTARLAYVNFDGARAIVAAREVPSDRPLDEEFLDIHCPSTLEAARVMADWLLDGARRDG
- a CDS encoding aminotransferase class I/II-fold pyridoxal phosphate-dependent enzyme, translating into MSLEKLNAGLARDVEALAAEGRAKAPERVLSGYVPPRDGRGPRYRIEGNDQEFLRMNSNSYLSLSHDERLLHRADVAAKDFGVGPGAVRFIDGTFTPHVALERRVAAFCGKPAAKIFNSAYTSNLGLALAIQNRQTYWIGDELNHNCIIRAMRIANVPRENKAIYRHNDMAHLEECVEQVPDGIERVVVIFDGVFSMRGDTAPLDEIDAILAPHRDRFAEGLITVVDDSHGIGAYGQTGRGTEEYAGAKADVVVGTFGKAFGVNGGFVASSSEVVEAVRQKADTYIYTNPLSAADCAAAIEALDITDSDEGRQRLRHLHDRIAQFRAGIGSLGMESIPGPHPVVPLLVRDTDRTRAMVGAFFEHGVLVVGLTFPVVPKGDETIRFQVNAAHTEADVDEVLRVLERIR